The Homalodisca vitripennis isolate AUS2020 chromosome 7, UT_GWSS_2.1, whole genome shotgun sequence DNA segment taattcttattttgtaagcctaaaaacacaacttttgaaagataattttctttgtattcgTAAGGTttgattaacaaattaaatacactaCAGTTTCGTTAGTAAATCAAATAGTTTggtttttaaactagttttatcgTTGTATTTGTGAGTTTATCGCTGCAGTAGCTTTAATTCCACCAGACAGAGCTCTTGAACAACCGGTTGTGTTGCACGATGAGGGGGCACGGGGGGATTCAGGCACCTACACCAGTCGTACATCACCGACTAGGGAGGTGCTCTCGAGGAAGTTGCCGATGACACTACTGAGGATACCGTTGAACACGAGCTCCGCCAGTCCGAGCAGGTATGGCTCAACCACTCCAACAATGGGGTGCAGCACCCCCCCAGAGCCCCGCCAGTCCCGACCCTCCCAGTCATCCTTGTCGTCATCGTCTGCATCAACATCTCCGCTGCAACATACAGACTTCAGTTGTTCGACACCTGATGTTCCAAAATTAGTGTCAGGGAACTTCAGTTTATACAATAGCAGTCAAAACCGGTTTCtcatgttataaacatttttgtaaatgcaGCCTCTGAGAGCTAAAACTCCAAAAGTTTTgggaaaattaatatttgtattactatgCCGAAAGAAACGCACTTAGTATGAAAATTCCCATACCTGGGGATAAAGGACAGTTGTAAAATTATCAACCAATCAACATCAAATTTTGAACtcttataaaaaaagtaaaaaaaccttgaaaatgtttccaacagtaaaattattttttgttcttatagTAAACTAatgataaacaaaaaagtaaagtaaaccattttggaaaaatttttgtacccaatcaaattattattaaataatattatattgtatacaattttattataaatatttccaaccaatcaacataaaattttgtacttttatagaaaataaagtaaaaaagtgaaaatttttcCAGCAGTAAAATTCTCTTTTATTCTTATAAACTAAaggtaaaaaaaagtaaagtgaataattaaaaaatgttgtacctaatcaaattattattaaataatgttacatcgtagtcaattttattatgaataataggGGAAAAACTGTCTATATcttatttaatactataattatcacggatttataaaacttttacaatttctttattgTCTTTTTCAGTACACCCTTCAGAGAAAAGCGGTTACTTCAAAATTATGTACcagaaaaaattccaaaaatgttgtccttaaagggttaaaacttaatatttcaaatatttaccaacACTATTTAcgaaaaagaatttatatttgaatttgacACCATTGCAGTTCTTGAAGAATGCACAGATAAAGGTTTGCTGTCTATTCTAAGATGTACAGATCTCTTGTACCTGTCTGGTATCCCGTGGGAAGCCTGCACTGTGAACGTTACAGTCAGCCCTCGTACAGGATCTGTCACGCTGCCCTTGATGGTCACCACTGGAGCTACCTTCAGCAGAGCTGCAGCCAACTCTGTGTGGCCCTGCGTATAAGAGATGTCAATCAGCAGACGCTATACATGACTGACCCAAACCCAAGACATTCCATGTGCAATATAATTGTCCAAGTATACAAAAATCAGGAGgggttttcaaattcaaattagacttgatttaaactttgaacataa contains these protein-coding regions:
- the LOC124366280 gene encoding uncharacterized protein LOC124366280, translating into MALQKAYMIAATFFFALSRKNSDAAIIQAAMDMGGDNSEFLQMVFKQIEKLGKPEENETTSLSQGHTELAAALLKVAPVVTIKGSVTDPVRGLTVTFTVQASHGIPDSGDVDADDDDKDDWEGRDWRGSGGVLHPIVGVVEPYLLGLAELVFNGILSSVIGNFLESTSLVGDVRLV